The Archangium primigenium genomic interval CGGGGGTGATCTTCCACCGGTCCACCGCGAACCACTCGCCGCAGCGCCCGAAGCCGGTCATCACCTCGTCGGCCACGAGCATGATGCCGTGCTGATCACACAGCGCGCGCACCCCCTCCAGATAGCCGTCCGGCGGGACGAGGATGCCGCTGCCGCCCACCACCGTCTCCAGCACGATGGCGGCGACGTTGTGCGGGCCCTCCATCGCGAGCACGTCGGCGAGGTGCGCCAGCGCACGGTCCCGCTCCTGCTCCAGCGTGGTGGCATGGAAGGCCGAGCGGTACAGGTAGGGGCCCCAGAACCGGACCACGCCCGGCATGCCGGGCTCACTGCCCCAACGGCGCGGATCGCCCGTCAGCGAGGCCGCGCCCGCCGTGGCGCCGTGGTAGCCGCGGTAGGCCGCGAGCACCTTGTGCCGCCCCGTGTGGTGGCGCGCCATGCGCACGGCGTTCTCGATCGCCTCGGCCCCGCCATTGGTGAAGAACACCTTGTTGAGGTCGCCCGGCGCCACCTCGGCGATGAGCCGGGCCGCTTCGCTCGTGGCCGCGTTGGCGTGGTAGGGCGCCACGGTGCACAGCGTGTCGGCCTGGGCCTTGAGCGCGGCGATGAGCTTGGGGTGCTGGTGGCCGACGTTGACGTTGACGAGCTGGCTGGAGAAGTCCAGCCACGTCCGGCCGCTCTCGTCCCAGAACCGCGACCCCCGCGCGCCGGCCACCACCACGGGGTCCAACGTGGCCTGCGCCGACCAGGAGTGGAACACGTGGGCCCGGTCATGGAGCCAGGCCGCGGTCTTCGGGGGGACGTCCTGTCGAGTGCTCACGGCGGCCGGCCTTTCCGTCCCAAGCGGGACACGGGGGCGCGGACTATTCCACGGCCGCCGAGCCCCCCTCAAGCCACGCTCGCGGCTACGTGCCCGTGGTCCCGCCCGTGTACGTGGGCGCCCCGTCCTTCCACGTCTCCACCACGGGGATGTCCCGCATCTTCAGGTAGGGGTCACTCAGCGTGAGCGGATCCTGCGCCAGGATGACGAAGTCGGCGAACATGCCCGTGTCCAGCGCGCCCACCCACGCGTCCGCGTAGCACTGCCAGGCCGCGTCGCGGGTGACGGCCAGGAGCGCCTGCTCCGCGCTCAGGCACTCGTCGGCGTTCAGCGCGGGAGGCACGCCGTTGGGCCCGACGGGCGCGGCCTCCATGCGCCGGGTGATGGACTGCTCCATCATGCGCAGGGGCCCCATCGGGCTCACCTCGCAATCGCTGTGCAGGGAGATCCGCAGTCCGGCCGCGAGCGCGGAGCGGCTGAGGTCCAGGTTGTGCTGCGCCTTGTCCTTGAAGATGATCTCGCTGAAGGCGTAGCCCCAGTAGCCCACATGCCCGATGAGGAAGCTGGGCGAGATGCCGTACTGCCGCAGGGTCGCCAGTTGATCGGGGATGAGCAGGGAGCAGTGCTCGATGCGATGGCGAAGGCCCGGGTCCTTCTGCTTCGGGATGGCCGCGCTGTACACCTGCAGGGCGAACTTCACGGCCAGGTCCCCGTTGGCGTGGATCATCAGGGGCCAGCCCTGGGAGACCACGGCCGTCTGCACCATCTGGGTATAGAGGCTCGGCACCTGCGTGGGATCGGGGTCGTTGGGGTCCACGAGGTTGAAGATGCCCTGGGGGTTGATGGCCTGGCAGTCATAGGGCGTGGACTGGTAGCCGGTCAGTCCCTGATTGGAGCCGTCCGAGACGAGCTTGGCGTGGCCGTAGTAGATGTCGCTGTAGGCAGTGACCGTCTGGTACGCCCCCATGGCCTCGACGTCGGCCTGGGTGAAGCAGATCTGCGCCGCGCCGATGCGCGTCTTCTTCGGCGCGACCGCGAGGTAGAGTTGCAGGAGGTTCTTGTACTTCGTCGTCATGCCGGCGTCGTACAGGAAGGTGACTCCGCGGGAGCTGGCCTCCTGGAAGAAGGCCGCCAGGTGCTTGCCCATCCCGAGCAGCATGTCTGTCTTCTGCTGCTGGGGAAGGGCCTTGAGGGCGGGGGCCATGCCGACCTCTTCCTGCAGCTGGCCCTGGGTGGCGGTCTCGTAATCCCCGAACGTGGGGTACGTGGTCTTCTCCTGCGGGGAGAGCTGCGCATACGTCAGTTGCAGCGCGGCGGTGTTGACGTAGGCCGTGTGCATGGACGCGCTCAGGATGAACAGGGGCCTGTCACTCACCATGCTGTCGAGCATCGTGTTGGTGAAGGTCACCAGGTTGGGGCCCTCGAAGGGCATCAGGGAGGGATCCACGCTCTTGGCCAGGACCCAGTTGCCATTGGGCGGGCCCGCCTGGGCGACGTAGGCCTGGAGCGTCTGGGTCATCCAGGCCGTGTCATACGTCGCCATCAGGTTCTGGCCGGAGATCCGGTTCAAGGACAGCCATCCCCCCGTCATCGCGGTGGGGACGATGTGGACGTGCGGCTCGATGAGCCCCGGCAGCAGGGTCTGCCCAGCGCTCAGCTGGCGGGTGGTATAGGTGATGCCCTGGCTCGACAGAGCGGCCTGGACCGCCGCGAGGGTCCCGGCGGCGACCACCTTGCCCCCGTGAATGCCGAGCGCCTCCACGGTCTCGGTCGAGCCGTTGATGAGGGGACGGATGATGCCCCCCGTGATGAGCAGCGAGGCCGGGGCCGCGGACGGGGTCGGCTGCAGGCTCTTGGACAGGGCGTTCAGCAGCTCCGGCTGGAACAACTCCTTCTCCAGGGCGACCATCACGGGGTTGTTGCAGGAGCAGTGGGTACAGCTGGACTCGTGGGAATGACGCATGGCGAGGACCCGGGGGGAAAGGGTTGGAACGCCAAGGTCCTGAGCAATGACGGTGCCAGCGCCTCGGATCCGGAGGCTTTCCGAGGGAACACGGTCGTCATGACGCGGGGTGTGCGAGTTCTGTGCCTCGAGTGAAGGCCCGCTGACGCGTCATGGACGTGTCAGTGACACGTCACGCGGGCGACTGACGTGTCCGGATCCCCGCCAAGCTCTCCTCAACGAGACTCATCTCGGGACACGGGGCGCCACCGGCCCCAGTGCTTGCGCATGTAGGGCCGAACACGGCCCTCGGCATCCACTTCGGAGAACATCGCGCCCTCCTGCCGGTACTCCGTCCCGCACCCACAGCGCCAGGTCACGGTGCTCTCGCCGAAACGCACCCACTGGTAATCAAACGCCTGGCAGCGTCCGTTCCGGCACGTCGGCCGGAGGGGGAAGAAGCGATAGAGCACGTCGACCGCGATGCCCAACAGCTCGCGGAGCAGGAACCAAGCCACCAGAATGGCGGCGAAGGTCAGGGCGGCGAGTCCAAACCCGTGCTCCGCGCCAACCCAGACAGCGGCACCCAATGCGAGCGCCGGTCCTCCCAAGAGCCAGAAGGCAGCAAAGAGATTGAATTGGCCATTCATCGCGTGAACAAGGCCTCACGGCTTCGCGAAGACACACCGCGCGGTGTGTTCGTCCCAGGCCCCGCTCGCGTCGAGGCACCCGTCGATGCGCAACTCGCGAACCCCATACGGGATCGCCACGGCGAGCAGCAGCACCACGACCAAAGTCAGTGTGATGGCGATTCCGCGACGCATCCGCACGGGTTCACTCCGCCTTGTCCTCGTCCTCGTCCTCGCTCGTGGGATAGCCCAGGACCGTGACGGAGACGCCCGCCTGGGCGAAGAACTGGAGATCCTCCCGGCTGAGATTCAGGACCGGAACGAAGCTCTTCTGCGTGCCCACATACAGACCGATGCGCAGGACGCTCTGGACCTCCTGGCCTTCGAGCGCTGCGCGCACGGGCTCCAAGGCCAGCAGCACGCGCCGGGCCTCGGCCACCGCGCCTTCCGTGGTGTCCTCGTCGAAGATCGTCAGGGAGAAGCCCCCGTCGACCCGCTGGCGTTTGGTTCCCACGGGGTCGCCCCGGCTCCAGACGTCATCCTCGGCCTCCAGCTTGCGCTTGAGCTTGGGAAAGCGCTCCAGGAAGGCGTACGCCGCGAAGTCCTGACCCGACACCACCCACGTCACGATGCACATGCGAGGACGTCCCCCCGCGCACCGCTCACGGGCGCGGAATCAGCCACAACGAATAGACGAAGAACGGCGCGTGCTCGGGGACGCGCCGGTCCGCCACGGCCTTGAAGGCGAAGGCCTCGTCGAGCCCGGAGAAGAGGTGGTGGACGTTGAGCGCCGGGCTCCAGGTGGCCCGCAGTCCGTCGCGCTCCCCGGCGACATATCCACAGTTCGTCAGACCGCTGATGAAGCCGGCATCCGCGACGTCGAAGCCGAGGAACGACCAGTCATCACTGGCCGTGGGCGGGTCCATCCGCTCCTGGAACGGGCCCAGCGGCGACGCGGTCGAAAACCCATCCGCGGAGATCCAGCCCACCGCCACCGCCTCGTGGGCCTTGGACAGCGGCACGCCCCGCGCCTTGCGCATGCGCGACAGGTCGTCCCACAGGCCCGCGTTGGGGCCCCTCCGGCCCGGGAAGTCCGCGCCGAAGAGGCTCGGCCAGACGCGCGGGTCCACCGACAGGGGTTTGCGCACGCCCTCGCGCAGCAGATAGGTGGCGCGCCGCTCGGCGCTCCACGCCGTGTCCGGCGGGATGAACAGCTCGCGCAGATCGAATCCCAGCAGGGCCTCCCGCATCGCGGGCGCCTGGTACGTCACGAACAGACCCGGTTGCGGCCCGCCGACTTCGCCTCGTACAGCTTGCCGTCCGCCGCGCGCTTGAGGTCCACCAGATCCCGGTGTGTGGACTCCAGGATCGCCACGCCCAGGGAGACGGTGACGGGAATCACGTTCTTGTCGAACTCGAAGCGCTGCTTCTCCACCAGCCGCCGCGCCTTGTCCGCCAGCAACACCGCCCCGGCCAGGTCGATCTCCGGCAGCAACAGGCCGAACTCCTCGCCGCCGTAGCGGGCGAACACGTCCTCGCGGCGGATGCGCGTGCGCAGCGTGGAGGCGAGCTGCTTGAGCACGTGGTCTCCCGCCAGGTGCCCGTAGCGGTCGTTCACCAGCTTGAAGTGGTCCACGTCGAACATCACCAGCGACAGGCTGCGCTCGTAGCGCCGCGAGCGTGACACCTCGCGCTCCAGCGCCTCCTCGAAGTAGCGCCGGTTGTAGATCTGCGTCAGCCCGTCCATCGTCGTCAGGCGGTAGATCTCATCGTGGTAGGCCGTCTCGATGTTGCCGCCCGCGATGAACTTGAAGATCGTCCGGCCGATCTTCACCAGATCCCCGTTGCGCAGGGACTGCTCGCCCTGCACGGGCTCGTCGTTGACGAACGTGCCGTTGGTGGAGCCCAGATCCTTGATGAACACGCCCCGGCTCGTGTTGGTGATGCAGGCGTGGTTGCGGCTGATGGACTCCTGGTCCACCTGGATCTCCGCCTTGGCCGCCCGGCCGATCAGCGTCTGCTCGGTGCGCAGATCGTATTTGCGCCCCAGCTCCAGGCCGTAGATGACCACCAGCGCCGCGTCCAAATCGACGGGCCGTTCGGAGATCTTCGAGATGACCGTGACGACGGTGTCATTCTGCGCCATACCGGACCAGACCTTATCATCTGGAAAACCCTGGAAGCCAGTTGGTGACCGCCTCAGGGGAGAATCGTCACGGTCCGGGCGCGGGTGGTGGGCGGAGACAACGCCGCGCCCTCCCTGTCCAGCAGGCTCGCGGTGAGTCGCACCTCCGTGCCTGAGCACGCCTCGGGCAGGGGCAGCTCCACCTCGCCCCGCCCCTGCGTGTCCACGCTGGTGCCCTCGACGACCTGCCCCGCGCAGCCCTGGCCCCCCTCGAAGGTCAGGCGCACCGTGCCCTCGGCCAGCGCGTCCTGTCCCACCCGGAAGGAGGTGACCCGGACCCGCAGGCGCGCGCCCCGGGGCACGCTCTGGCCCTCCTCGGCGGGCTCCACCCAGCGCACCCGAGGCCACACCGAGTTGAGCGCCGCCCAGCCCACCACCGCCGCGTCGAGCCCCGCCAGGTCCACGCTCCGCGCCGCCAGGAGATCCTCCAGCCGCAGCACCTCGCCCTCCGCGCGCCCCGTGCGCCGCGCG includes:
- a CDS encoding aminotransferase class III-fold pyridoxal phosphate-dependent enzyme; the protein is MSTRQDVPPKTAAWLHDRAHVFHSWSAQATLDPVVVAGARGSRFWDESGRTWLDFSSQLVNVNVGHQHPKLIAALKAQADTLCTVAPYHANAATSEAARLIAEVAPGDLNKVFFTNGGAEAIENAVRMARHHTGRHKVLAAYRGYHGATAGAASLTGDPRRWGSEPGMPGVVRFWGPYLYRSAFHATTLEQERDRALAHLADVLAMEGPHNVAAIVLETVVGGSGILVPPDGYLEGVRALCDQHGIMLVADEVMTGFGRCGEWFAVDRWKITPDLITFAKGVNCGYVPLGGVILSERIAETFAHRPYPGGLTYSGHPLACATAVACLQLYREERIMEHARHLGDDVLGPALRELQQRHPSVGEVRGVGVFWALELVRDRKTREPLVPYNASGAANAPMAELVNACKARGLWPFTSGNRVHVVPPLTISDEEAREGLAILDEVLSLADRHVSA
- a CDS encoding amidohydrolase — protein: MRHSHESSCTHCSCNNPVMVALEKELFQPELLNALSKSLQPTPSAAPASLLITGGIIRPLINGSTETVEALGIHGGKVVAAGTLAAVQAALSSQGITYTTRQLSAGQTLLPGLIEPHVHIVPTAMTGGWLSLNRISGQNLMATYDTAWMTQTLQAYVAQAGPPNGNWVLAKSVDPSLMPFEGPNLVTFTNTMLDSMVSDRPLFILSASMHTAYVNTAALQLTYAQLSPQEKTTYPTFGDYETATQGQLQEEVGMAPALKALPQQQKTDMLLGMGKHLAAFFQEASSRGVTFLYDAGMTTKYKNLLQLYLAVAPKKTRIGAAQICFTQADVEAMGAYQTVTAYSDIYYGHAKLVSDGSNQGLTGYQSTPYDCQAINPQGIFNLVDPNDPDPTQVPSLYTQMVQTAVVSQGWPLMIHANGDLAVKFALQVYSAAIPKQKDPGLRHRIEHCSLLIPDQLATLRQYGISPSFLIGHVGYWGYAFSEIIFKDKAQHNLDLSRSALAAGLRISLHSDCEVSPMGPLRMMEQSITRRMEAAPVGPNGVPPALNADECLSAEQALLAVTRDAAWQCYADAWVGALDTGMFADFVILAQDPLTLSDPYLKMRDIPVVETWKDGAPTYTGGTTGT
- a CDS encoding GGDEF domain-containing protein; the protein is MAQNDTVVTVISKISERPVDLDAALVVIYGLELGRKYDLRTEQTLIGRAAKAEIQVDQESISRNHACITNTSRGVFIKDLGSTNGTFVNDEPVQGEQSLRNGDLVKIGRTIFKFIAGGNIETAYHDEIYRLTTMDGLTQIYNRRYFEEALEREVSRSRRYERSLSLVMFDVDHFKLVNDRYGHLAGDHVLKQLASTLRTRIRREDVFARYGGEEFGLLLPEIDLAGAVLLADKARRLVEKQRFEFDKNVIPVTVSLGVAILESTHRDLVDLKRAADGKLYEAKSAGRNRVCS